One window of the Paraburkholderia sp. PGU19 genome contains the following:
- the groL gene encoding chaperonin GroEL (60 kDa chaperone family; promotes refolding of misfolded polypeptides especially under stressful conditions; forms two stacked rings of heptamers to form a barrel-shaped 14mer; ends can be capped by GroES; misfolded proteins enter the barrel where they are refolded when GroES binds): MAAKDVVFGDSARAKMVEGVNILANAVKVTLGPKGRNVVLERSFGGPTVTKDGVSVAKEIELKDKLQNMGAQMVKEVASKTSDNAGDGTTTATVLAQSIVREGMKYVASGMNPMDLKRGIDKAVAAAIEELRKISKPCTTNKEIAQVGAISANSDTSIGDRIAEAMDKVGKEGVITVEDGKSLQDELDVVEGMQFDRGYLSPYFINNPDKQVAVLDNPFVLLHDKKVSNIRDLLPILEQVAKAGRPLLIIAEDVEGEALATLVVNNIRGILKTVAVKAPGFGDRRKAMLEDIAILTGGQVIAEETGLTLEKATLNELGQAKRIEVGKENTTIIDGAGEAASIEARVKQVRTQIEEATSDYDREKLQERVAKLAGGVAVIKVGAATEVEMKEKKARVEDALHATRAAVEEGIVAGGGVALIRARSAIGSVKGDNPDQDAGIKIVLRAMEEPLRQIVTNGGEEASVVVAAVAAGTGNYGYNAATGEYGDLVEAGVVDPTKVTRTALQNAASVAGLLLTTDAAVCELPKEDAPMGGGMPGGMGGMGMDM; the protein is encoded by the coding sequence ATGGCAGCTAAAGACGTCGTGTTCGGCGATTCCGCCCGTGCCAAGATGGTTGAAGGCGTGAACATTCTCGCCAACGCAGTGAAGGTCACGCTGGGTCCCAAGGGCCGTAACGTTGTTCTCGAACGCAGCTTCGGCGGCCCGACGGTCACGAAGGACGGTGTTTCCGTCGCGAAGGAAATCGAGCTGAAGGACAAGCTCCAGAACATGGGCGCGCAAATGGTCAAGGAAGTTGCTTCCAAGACCAGCGACAACGCCGGTGACGGTACGACGACGGCAACGGTTCTGGCCCAGTCGATCGTTCGCGAAGGCATGAAGTACGTCGCATCGGGCATGAACCCGATGGACCTGAAGCGCGGCATCGACAAGGCCGTCGCAGCAGCAATCGAAGAGCTGCGCAAGATCAGCAAGCCCTGCACGACCAACAAGGAAATCGCACAGGTCGGCGCGATCTCGGCGAACAGCGACACGTCGATCGGCGATCGCATCGCTGAAGCGATGGACAAGGTCGGCAAGGAAGGCGTCATCACGGTTGAAGACGGCAAGTCGCTGCAAGACGAGCTGGACGTTGTCGAAGGCATGCAATTCGACCGCGGCTACCTGTCGCCGTACTTCATCAACAACCCGGACAAGCAAGTCGCCGTTCTGGACAACCCGTTCGTGCTGCTGCACGACAAGAAGGTGTCGAACATCCGTGATCTGCTGCCGATTCTGGAGCAGGTCGCGAAGGCTGGCCGTCCGCTGCTGATCATCGCTGAAGACGTCGAAGGCGAAGCGCTGGCTACGCTGGTCGTCAACAACATCCGCGGCATCCTGAAGACGGTGGCTGTCAAGGCTCCGGGCTTCGGCGACCGTCGCAAGGCGATGCTGGAAGACATCGCTATCCTGACGGGTGGTCAGGTCATCGCTGAAGAAACCGGCCTGACGCTCGAAAAGGCAACGCTGAACGAACTCGGTCAAGCGAAGCGTATCGAAGTGGGCAAGGAAAACACGACGATCATCGACGGCGCTGGCGAAGCAGCAAGCATCGAAGCGCGCGTGAAGCAGGTTCGCACGCAAATCGAAGAAGCGACGTCGGACTACGACCGTGAAAAGCTGCAAGAACGCGTGGCCAAGCTGGCTGGCGGCGTTGCAGTGATCAAGGTTGGCGCAGCGACCGAAGTCGAAATGAAGGAAAAGAAGGCACGTGTCGAAGATGCACTGCACGCAACGCGCGCAGCTGTGGAAGAAGGCATCGTGGCTGGCGGCGGCGTCGCGCTGATCCGCGCACGCAGCGCAATCGGTAGCGTGAAGGGTGACAACCCTGACCAGGACGCAGGTATCAAGATCGTTCTGCGCGCAATGGAAGAGCCGCTGCGCCAGATCGTCACGAACGGCGGCGAAGAAGCCAGCGTCGTGGTGGCAGCAGTTGCAGCCGGTACGGGCAACTACGGCTACAACGCAGCAACGGGCGAGTACGGTGACCTGGTGGAAGCCGGTGTTGTCGATCCGACCAAGGTGACGCGTACGGCACTGCAAAACGCAGCTTCCGTTGCTGGCCTGCTGCTGACGACGGACGCAGCTGTCTGCGAACTGCCGAAGGAAGACGCACCGATGGGTGGCGGCATGCCCGGCGGTATGGGCGGCATGGGCATGGACATGTAA
- a CDS encoding co-chaperone GroES, with amino-acid sequence MNLRPLHDRVIVKRLDQETKTASGIVIPEAAAEKPDQGEILAVGPGKRDDKGALIALDVKVGDRVLFGKYAGQTVKVDGNELLVMREEDIMAVVNK; translated from the coding sequence ATGAACCTTCGTCCTTTGCATGATCGCGTGATCGTCAAGCGTCTGGATCAGGAAACCAAGACCGCGTCGGGAATCGTGATCCCCGAAGCCGCAGCAGAAAAGCCGGATCAAGGCGAAATCCTGGCAGTCGGCCCGGGCAAGCGTGACGACAAGGGCGCCCTGATCGCGCTCGACGTCAAGGTCGGCGATCGCGTCCTGTTCGGCAAGTACGCAGGCCAGACCGTCAAGGTCGACGGCAACGAACTGCTCGTGATGCGCGAAGAAGACATCATGGCCGTTGTCAACAAGTAA